A region of Pseudomonas sp. Marseille-Q3773 DNA encodes the following proteins:
- the purC gene encoding phosphoribosylaminoimidazolesuccinocarboxamide synthase — MEKRDELYRGKAKSVYKTDDADRLILLFRNDTSAFDGKRIEQLDRKGMVNNKFNAFIMQKLEEAGVPTQFDKLLGDNECLVKKLDMIPVECVVRNYAAGSLVKRLGVEEGIKLEPSTFELFLKNDEKGDPFINESHVVAFGWGTAEQLAEMKKLSLKVNEVLSKLFDDAGLLLVDFKLEFGVFHGQIVLGDEFSPDGCRLWDKETRKKMDKDRFRQGLGDVIEAYEEVAKRLGVPL; from the coding sequence ATGGAAAAACGCGACGAACTCTACCGCGGCAAGGCCAAATCGGTTTACAAGACCGACGACGCCGACCGCTTGATCCTGCTGTTCCGTAACGACACGTCGGCATTCGACGGCAAGCGCATCGAACAGCTCGACCGCAAAGGCATGGTGAACAACAAGTTCAACGCCTTCATCATGCAGAAACTCGAAGAAGCCGGCGTGCCGACCCAGTTCGACAAGCTGCTGGGCGACAACGAGTGCCTGGTGAAGAAGCTGGACATGATCCCGGTCGAGTGCGTGGTGCGCAACTACGCCGCCGGCAGCCTGGTCAAGCGCCTGGGCGTGGAGGAGGGCATCAAGCTGGAGCCGTCCACCTTCGAACTGTTCCTGAAGAACGACGAGAAGGGCGACCCCTTCATCAACGAATCCCACGTTGTCGCGTTCGGCTGGGGCACCGCCGAGCAGCTGGCGGAAATGAAAAAGCTGTCGCTGAAAGTCAACGAAGTATTGAGCAAGCTGTTCGATGACGCCGGCCTGCTGCTGGTCGACTTCAAGCTGGAGTTCGGCGTATTCCACGGCCAGATCGTGCTGGGCGACGAGTTCAGCCCGGACGGCTGCCGCCTGTGGGACAAAGAGACCCGCAAGAAGATGGACAAGGACCGCTTCCGTCAGGGCCTGGGCGACGTGATCGAAGCCTACGAAGAAGTTGCCAAGCGCCTGGGCGTGCCGCTGTAA
- a CDS encoding AI-2E family transporter: protein MFKVLRDWMQRYFSDEEAVVLAVLLFLAFTAVLTLGGMLAPVLAGMVLAFLMQGLVNALERLRVPSRLAVMLVFALFIGALAVFMLVLVPLLWHQLITLFNELPGMLGKWQSLLLLLPERYPHLVSDEQVLHAIESVRGEIGKFGQWALTFSLSSLPLLVNAMIYLVLVPILVFFFLKDREMIGRWVSGYLPRQRTLLNRVGSEMNRQIANYIRGKGIEILICGIATYIAFISLGLNYAALLALLVGLSVVVPYVGAVVVTVPVTLIALFQWGWGDQFIYLMTVYAIIQALDGNVLVPLLFSEAVSLHPVAIICAVLLFGGLWGFWGIFFAIPLATLIKAVLDAWPRQEPSVSPLL from the coding sequence ATGTTCAAAGTGCTTCGCGACTGGATGCAGCGCTACTTCTCGGATGAGGAAGCGGTGGTGCTGGCGGTCTTGCTGTTCCTGGCTTTCACTGCAGTACTGACCCTGGGTGGCATGCTCGCGCCGGTGCTGGCGGGCATGGTGCTGGCGTTCCTCATGCAGGGGCTGGTCAATGCCCTGGAGCGCCTGCGGGTACCGAGCCGGTTGGCGGTGATGCTGGTGTTCGCCCTGTTCATCGGCGCGCTGGCGGTGTTCATGCTGGTGCTGGTGCCGCTGCTGTGGCACCAGTTGATCACCCTGTTCAACGAGCTGCCGGGCATGCTCGGCAAGTGGCAGTCGCTGCTGTTGCTGTTGCCCGAGCGTTACCCGCACCTGGTGTCGGACGAGCAGGTGCTGCACGCCATCGAGTCGGTGCGCGGGGAGATCGGCAAGTTCGGTCAATGGGCACTGACCTTCTCGCTGTCCAGCCTGCCGTTGCTGGTCAACGCCATGATCTACCTGGTGTTGGTGCCGATCCTGGTGTTCTTCTTCCTCAAGGACCGCGAGATGATCGGCCGTTGGGTCAGCGGCTACCTGCCGCGCCAGCGCACCCTGCTGAACCGCGTGGGCAGCGAGATGAACCGGCAGATTGCCAACTATATCCGCGGCAAGGGCATCGAGATCCTGATCTGCGGCATTGCCACCTACATCGCCTTCATCAGCCTGGGGCTGAACTACGCCGCGCTGCTGGCACTGCTGGTGGGGTTGTCGGTGGTGGTGCCCTACGTGGGGGCGGTGGTGGTAACCGTGCCGGTCACCCTGATTGCCTTGTTCCAGTGGGGCTGGGGGGACCAGTTCATCTACCTGATGACGGTGTACGCGATCATCCAGGCGCTGGACGGCAACGTGCTGGTACCGCTGCTGTTCTCCGAGGCGGTGAGCCTGCACCCGGTGGCGATCATTTGCGCGGTACTGCTGTTTGGCGGGCTGTGGGGGTTCTGGGGGATCTTCTTCGCGATCCCGCTGGCGACGCTGATCAAGGCAGTGCTGGATGCCTGGCCGCGGCAGGAGCCGAGTGTGTCGCCGCTGCTTTAG
- a CDS encoding YhfL family protein: MKKLFKATVAVAVVSGVALLSGCTGQVYNQPKNCSYDYLFHPSVSISKIIGGCGPIDKLPQQQ, translated from the coding sequence ATGAAAAAGCTGTTCAAGGCTACCGTAGCCGTTGCTGTCGTTTCGGGTGTTGCCCTGCTGTCGGGTTGCACTGGCCAGGTTTACAACCAGCCGAAAAACTGCAGCTACGACTACCTGTTCCACCCTTCGGTTTCCATCTCCAAGATCATCGGTGGCTGCGGCCCGATCGATAAACTGCCTCAGCAGCAGTAA
- a CDS encoding peroxiredoxin → MAVALDQPVADFQAQATSGQTVSLGELKGRQVVVYFYPKDSTPGCTTEGQGFRDQHDAFAAANTVVFGVSRDGIKSHENFKAKQGFPFELISDKDEALCQLFDVIKLKKLYGKEYLGVDRSTFLIDKDGVLRQEWRGVKVPGHVDAVLAAAQALNKA, encoded by the coding sequence ATGGCCGTAGCACTCGACCAACCGGTCGCCGATTTCCAGGCCCAGGCTACCAGCGGGCAAACCGTGAGCCTGGGCGAACTAAAGGGCCGCCAGGTGGTGGTGTACTTCTACCCGAAGGACAGCACGCCGGGCTGCACCACCGAAGGCCAGGGTTTCCGTGACCAGCATGACGCCTTTGCCGCGGCCAACACCGTGGTGTTCGGCGTGTCGCGCGACGGCATCAAGTCGCACGAGAACTTCAAGGCCAAGCAAGGCTTCCCGTTCGAGCTGATCAGCGACAAGGACGAGGCGCTGTGCCAGCTGTTCGACGTGATCAAGCTGAAGAAGCTGTATGGCAAGGAATACCTGGGCGTCGACCGCAGCACCTTCCTGATCGACAAGGACGGTGTGCTGCGCCAGGAATGGCGTGGGGTGAAGGTGCCGGGGCATGTGGATGCCGTGCTGGCTGCTGCTCAGGCCTTGAACAAGGCTTGA
- a CDS encoding sulfurtransferase TusA family protein: MSDTLTCDAELDASGLNCPLPLLKAKMELNRLASGAVLKVIATDAGSQRDFRTFARLAGHTLLQETAEAGTYTYWLRKA; encoded by the coding sequence ATGAGTGACACCCTGACCTGTGACGCCGAGCTGGACGCCAGTGGGCTGAATTGCCCGTTGCCGCTGCTGAAGGCCAAGATGGAGCTCAACCGCCTGGCCAGCGGCGCGGTGCTCAAGGTAATCGCCACCGACGCCGGTTCACAGCGCGACTTCCGCACTTTCGCCCGCCTGGCCGGTCATACCCTGCTGCAGGAGACGGCCGAGGCTGGCACCTACACTTACTGGCTGCGCAAGGCCTGA
- a CDS encoding MBL fold metallo-hydrolase, with the protein MRFAVLGSGSQGNGTLIASGDTFILVDCGFSLRETERRLALLGVSPAQLSAVLVTHEHADHVHGVGLLSRRYNVPVYLSQGTLRGMRKPVEVAGFLACGESLPIGSLEVTAARVEHDAYEPLQYVVSDGQRRFGMLTDLGSYDTRLLERYQGLDALLIEANHCSDLLARGHYPAFLKRRVGGMQGHLNNHQAARLVHELGWSNLQHLVLAHLSSKNNLPHLARQCFVDTLGCDPDWLQVANQEHGLDWREIA; encoded by the coding sequence GTGCGCTTCGCGGTACTCGGAAGCGGCAGCCAGGGAAACGGCACGCTGATCGCCAGTGGTGACACCTTCATCCTGGTCGATTGCGGCTTTTCCCTGCGCGAGACCGAGCGGCGCCTGGCGCTGCTCGGCGTGTCGCCGGCCCAGCTCAGTGCGGTATTGGTTACCCACGAACATGCCGACCACGTGCATGGGGTCGGCTTGCTGTCGCGGCGCTACAATGTACCGGTCTACCTCAGCCAAGGCACCTTGCGCGGCATGCGCAAGCCGGTGGAGGTGGCCGGTTTTCTCGCTTGTGGCGAAAGCCTGCCGATCGGCAGCCTGGAAGTGACTGCGGCGCGGGTCGAGCACGATGCCTACGAGCCGCTGCAGTACGTGGTCAGCGATGGCCAACGGCGCTTCGGCATGCTGACCGACCTGGGCTCGTACGACACGCGGCTGCTGGAGCGGTACCAAGGGCTGGATGCACTGTTGATCGAGGCCAACCACTGCAGCGACCTGCTGGCACGCGGGCACTACCCGGCCTTCCTGAAACGGCGGGTGGGTGGCATGCAAGGGCATTTGAACAATCACCAGGCCGCGCGCCTGGTGCACGAGTTGGGCTGGAGCAACCTGCAACACCTGGTGCTGGCCCACCTCAGCAGCAAGAACAACCTGCCACATCTGGCGCGCCAGTGCTTTGTCGACACCCTCGGGTGCGACCCGGACTGGCTCCAGGTGGCGAATCAGGAACACGGGCTCGACTGGCGTGAAATCGCCTAG
- the bamC gene encoding outer membrane protein assembly factor BamC, whose product MKRLAGLSALALIISSTSGCGWLWGEDGYFRDRGSDYLQAHPTAPMQLPPDASNVKRLDPLLPIPRNVADDSATGEFEVPRPQPLSGGAAQVTDYSLQRSGSSRWVLAQHSPAEVWPVARQFFEDNGFRIAEERPQTGEFNTTWQRFDELSASLGQRLASTASSSDSEVRVRVRMEPGVQRNTSEVYVVSVERPAGSTAEPAFPSTSSNTGADALLVDEMLASMNRSAEKGGSVSLLAARDFDAPSRVSLSEDGSGNPVLYLGADLDRAWSSVGRALEQGGEWRVEDINRSLGLYYINLSEKPEDKQNEPGFFGRMFGSEPTKEEREARAERYQVRLSKVGESVQVTVEKNINTVAPADVARRVLSAIQDHLG is encoded by the coding sequence ATGAAGCGACTGGCTGGTCTTTCCGCCCTTGCCCTGATCATCTCCAGCACCAGTGGGTGTGGCTGGCTGTGGGGCGAGGATGGCTATTTCCGCGACCGCGGCAGCGATTACCTGCAGGCGCACCCGACCGCGCCGATGCAGCTGCCGCCGGACGCCAGCAACGTCAAGCGCCTTGACCCGCTGCTGCCGATTCCGCGTAACGTTGCCGACGACAGCGCCACTGGCGAGTTCGAAGTGCCGCGCCCGCAACCGTTGAGCGGCGGCGCCGCCCAGGTCACCGACTACAGCCTGCAGCGCAGCGGCAGCAGCCGTTGGGTGCTGGCCCAGCACTCGCCGGCCGAGGTGTGGCCGGTGGCGCGTCAGTTCTTCGAGGACAACGGCTTCCGCATCGCCGAAGAGCGCCCGCAGACCGGTGAGTTCAACACCACCTGGCAGCGTTTCGATGAACTCTCGGCCTCCCTCGGCCAGCGCCTGGCCAGCACGGCCAGCAGCAGTGACAGCGAAGTGCGCGTGCGCGTTCGCATGGAGCCTGGCGTGCAGCGCAACACCTCCGAGGTGTACGTGGTCAGCGTCGAGCGCCCGGCTGGCAGCACGGCCGAGCCTGCATTCCCGTCCACCTCCAGCAATACCGGGGCCGATGCCCTGCTGGTCGACGAAATGCTCGCCAGCATGAACCGCAGTGCCGAGAAAGGCGGTTCGGTATCGCTGCTGGCCGCGCGCGACTTCGACGCCCCCAGCCGCGTCAGCCTGAGCGAAGACGGCAGTGGCAACCCGGTGCTGTACCTGGGTGCCGACCTGGACCGTGCCTGGTCCAGCGTGGGCCGTGCCCTGGAGCAGGGCGGCGAATGGCGCGTCGAGGACATCAACCGCAGCCTGGGCCTGTACTACATCAACCTGTCGGAAAAGCCGGAAGACAAGCAGAACGAGCCTGGTTTCTTCGGCCGCATGTTCGGCAGCGAACCGACCAAGGAAGAGCGTGAAGCCCGTGCCGAGCGTTATCAGGTACGCCTGAGCAAGGTCGGCGAGAGCGTACAGGTCACGGTCGAGAAGAATATCAACACCGTGGCCCCGGCCGATGTTGCCCGCCGCGTGCTCAGCGCCATCCAGGATCACCTGGGCTAA
- a CDS encoding glycine cleavage system protein R, which translates to MSTPTVREQFLVISALGPNPMELANVLSRAAFENRCAVVTSRLSRHGETSALVLQVGGSWDALARLEAMLPGLGKKHGLTLDVVRSADQEVRPQALPYVAYVSAAYRPDIINELCQFFLDHRVELEAMTCDTYLAPQTGSSMLNAQFTVILPAGTQISWLRDQFLDFADALNLDALIEPWRPQNPM; encoded by the coding sequence ATGTCCACCCCCACCGTCCGCGAACAATTCCTTGTCATCAGTGCCCTGGGCCCGAACCCCATGGAACTGGCCAACGTCCTCAGCCGCGCTGCGTTCGAGAACCGCTGCGCGGTGGTCACCTCGCGCCTGAGCCGCCATGGCGAGACCAGCGCCCTGGTGTTGCAGGTGGGCGGCAGCTGGGATGCCCTGGCACGCCTCGAAGCCATGCTGCCGGGCCTGGGCAAGAAGCACGGCCTGACCCTCGACGTGGTGCGCAGCGCCGACCAGGAAGTGCGCCCGCAGGCCCTGCCCTACGTGGCCTACGTCAGCGCCGCCTACCGCCCGGACATCATCAACGAGCTGTGCCAGTTCTTCCTCGACCACCGCGTCGAGCTGGAAGCCATGACTTGCGATACCTACCTGGCGCCACAAACCGGCAGCAGCATGCTCAACGCCCAGTTCACCGTGATCCTGCCGGCCGGCACCCAGATCAGCTGGCTGCGTGACCAGTTCCTGGACTTCGCCGACGCGCTGAACCTGGATGCGCTGATCGAGCCCTGGCGCCCACAGAACCCCATGTAA
- a CDS encoding addiction module antidote protein — protein MSDKFTPEDMPILELDLSNTKRFEASRFLDSPETIAAFLAEAMKANDAQTLMHALGEVAKAKGVNQFAQETGVNRESLYKTLRGGDKTRFSTIQKLMLALGVELTVRPLQKLPAS, from the coding sequence ATGAGCGACAAATTCACCCCCGAGGACATGCCCATCCTTGAGCTGGACTTGAGCAATACCAAGCGGTTCGAGGCTTCCCGGTTTCTAGACAGCCCCGAAACCATCGCAGCTTTCCTGGCAGAAGCAATGAAAGCTAACGACGCTCAAACCCTGATGCATGCGTTGGGCGAAGTGGCGAAAGCCAAGGGCGTGAACCAATTTGCACAAGAGACGGGCGTCAACCGTGAATCGCTTTACAAGACCTTGAGGGGTGGCGATAAGACACGCTTCTCAACTATTCAGAAGCTGATGCTGGCTTTGGGGGTTGAGCTGACAGTGAGGCCACTTCAGAAGCTCCCAGCTTCTTAA
- the mqo gene encoding malate dehydrogenase (quinone), with product MFKKAGKTLLGLAVAASCMHAYAAETKKVDVLLVGGGIMSSTLAVWLHELEPSWSMEMVERLDGVAEESSNGWNNAGTGHSALAELNYTPEDKDGNVNISKAIEINEAFQISRQFWAWQVRQGVLKNPHSFINTTPHMSFVWGDDNIKFLKKRYDALQASPLFRPMQYSEDHAQIAKWVPLMMEGRDPNQKLAVTWTPIGTDVNFGEITRQFVGHLKTQENFDLKLSSEVQDITRNKDGSWHVEYKNLKDGTESATDAKFLFIGAGGGALKLLQKSGIPEAKEYAGFPVGGSFLVTENPSIAMQHMAKAYGIASTGAPPMSVPHLDTRVLDGKRVILFGPFATFSTKFLKNGSYLDLLSTTTPHNVWPMTKVGIDQYPLVEYLAGQLMLSDDDRFEALRTYFPNAKKEDWKLWQAGQRVQIIKRDADKGGVLKLGTEVVASEDRTIAGLLGASPGASTAAPIMLNVLETVFKEKVATPEWQAKIKQIVPSYGTKLNDSAAATQKEWNYTAEVLQLEKPPVIDASVGTTVAPSQPAESKPENDMAL from the coding sequence ATGTTCAAGAAAGCTGGCAAGACCTTGCTGGGCCTGGCTGTCGCTGCAAGCTGCATGCACGCGTACGCCGCAGAAACCAAGAAAGTAGACGTGCTGCTGGTCGGCGGCGGCATCATGAGCTCCACCCTGGCCGTGTGGCTGCACGAGCTGGAGCCAAGCTGGTCGATGGAAATGGTCGAGCGCCTGGACGGCGTGGCCGAAGAAAGCTCCAACGGCTGGAACAACGCCGGTACCGGCCACTCCGCGCTGGCCGAGCTGAACTACACCCCGGAAGACAAGGACGGCAACGTCAACATCAGCAAGGCCATCGAAATCAACGAGGCCTTCCAGATCTCCCGCCAGTTCTGGGCCTGGCAGGTGCGCCAGGGCGTGCTGAAGAACCCGCACTCGTTCATCAACACCACGCCGCACATGAGCTTCGTGTGGGGCGATGACAACATCAAGTTCCTCAAGAAGCGTTACGACGCGCTGCAGGCCAGCCCGCTGTTCCGCCCGATGCAGTACTCCGAGGACCACGCGCAGATCGCCAAGTGGGTCCCGCTGATGATGGAAGGCCGCGACCCGAACCAGAAGCTGGCCGTGACCTGGACGCCGATCGGCACCGACGTCAACTTCGGCGAGATCACCCGCCAGTTCGTCGGCCACCTGAAAACCCAGGAAAACTTCGACCTGAAGCTGTCCAGCGAAGTGCAGGACATCACCCGCAACAAGGACGGCTCCTGGCACGTCGAGTACAAGAACCTGAAGGACGGTACCGAGTCGGCCACCGACGCCAAGTTCCTGTTCATCGGTGCCGGCGGTGGCGCACTCAAGCTGCTGCAGAAGTCGGGCATTCCTGAAGCCAAGGAATACGCAGGCTTCCCGGTGGGTGGCTCGTTCCTGGTGACCGAGAACCCGAGCATCGCCATGCAGCACATGGCCAAGGCCTACGGCATCGCCTCGACCGGCGCGCCACCCATGTCGGTACCGCACCTGGACACCCGTGTGCTGGACGGCAAGCGGGTGATCCTGTTTGGCCCATTCGCCACCTTCTCGACCAAGTTCCTGAAGAACGGCTCGTACCTGGACCTGCTGAGCACCACCACCCCGCACAACGTGTGGCCGATGACCAAGGTCGGCATCGACCAGTACCCGCTGGTAGAGTACCTCGCTGGCCAGCTGATGCTGTCTGACGATGACCGTTTCGAAGCCCTGCGCACCTACTTCCCGAACGCCAAGAAGGAAGACTGGAAGCTGTGGCAGGCTGGCCAGCGCGTGCAGATCATCAAGCGTGACGCAGACAAGGGCGGTGTGCTGAAGTTGGGCACTGAAGTGGTCGCTTCCGAAGACCGCACCATTGCCGGCCTGCTGGGCGCTTCGCCAGGTGCTTCGACTGCAGCGCCGATCATGCTGAACGTGCTGGAAACCGTGTTCAAGGAGAAGGTCGCTACCCCAGAGTGGCAGGCCAAGATCAAGCAGATCGTGCCTAGCTACGGCACCAAGCTGAACGACTCGGCAGCGGCCACCCAGAAAGAGTGGAACTACACCGCAGAAGTGCTGCAGCTGGAGAAACCACCGGTGATCGACGCCAGCGTCGGCACCACGGTTGCACCGAGCCAGCCGGCGGAAAGCAAGCCTGAGAACGACATGGCGCTGTAA
- the dapA gene encoding 4-hydroxy-tetrahydrodipicolinate synthase produces MIAGSMVALVTPMDAQGRLDWDSLDKLVDFHLENGTHAIVAVGTTGESATLDVEEHILVIKHVVERVKRSSRRVPVIAGTGANSTAEAVHLTQNAKSAGADACLLVVPYYNKPTQEGLYQHFKHIAEAVDIPQILYNVPGRTSCDMQAETVIRLSKVKNIIGIKEATGDLARAKAILDGVGSDFIVLSGDDPTAVELILMGGKGNISVTANVAPREMADLCEAALAGNAEKARAINEKLMPLHKDLFCESNPIPVKWALVEMGLMHKGIRLPLTWLSEGCHEKVRTALRQSGVLV; encoded by the coding sequence ATGATTGCGGGCAGTATGGTGGCGTTGGTCACTCCCATGGATGCACAAGGGCGTCTTGACTGGGACAGCCTCGACAAACTTGTAGACTTCCACCTGGAAAACGGCACCCACGCGATCGTCGCTGTCGGCACCACCGGCGAGTCGGCCACGCTGGATGTCGAAGAACACATCCTGGTCATCAAGCACGTGGTCGAACGCGTCAAGCGCAGCAGCCGCCGCGTGCCGGTCATTGCCGGCACCGGTGCCAACTCCACCGCCGAAGCCGTGCACCTGACCCAGAACGCCAAGAGCGCCGGTGCCGACGCCTGCCTGCTGGTGGTGCCGTACTACAACAAGCCGACCCAGGAAGGCCTGTACCAGCACTTCAAGCACATTGCCGAAGCCGTCGACATTCCGCAGATCCTCTACAACGTACCCGGCCGCACCTCCTGCGACATGCAGGCCGAGACCGTGATCCGCCTGTCGAAGGTCAAGAACATCATCGGCATCAAGGAGGCCACCGGCGACCTGGCCCGCGCCAAGGCCATCCTCGATGGCGTCGGCAGCGACTTCATCGTCCTGTCCGGTGACGACCCGACCGCCGTCGAGCTGATCCTGATGGGCGGCAAGGGCAACATTTCCGTTACCGCCAACGTCGCCCCGCGCGAAATGGCCGACCTGTGTGAGGCCGCCCTTGCGGGCAATGCCGAGAAGGCCCGCGCAATCAACGAAAAACTCATGCCGCTGCACAAAGACCTGTTCTGCGAGTCCAACCCGATCCCGGTGAAATGGGCACTCGTCGAAATGGGCCTGATGCACAAGGGCATTCGCCTGCCATTGACCTGGCTGAGCGAAGGCTGCCACGAAAAAGTCCGTACTGCCTTGCGCCAGTCCGGCGTACTGGTTTAA
- a CDS encoding DUF3077 domain-containing protein: protein MPTDDTKQPTTVGKTCFYQGENNNHPLFRIEPGIPCQDAREQASELMGYVRDLITTGLMDGDQKLIWASHYLSAMAKALLDDAELGMMKSTTPRRPLET from the coding sequence ATGCCCACCGACGACACGAAACAACCCACCACAGTCGGCAAGACCTGCTTCTACCAAGGCGAAAACAACAACCACCCTTTGTTCCGCATCGAACCCGGCATCCCCTGCCAGGACGCCCGCGAACAGGCATCCGAACTGATGGGCTACGTCCGCGACCTGATCACCACCGGCCTGATGGACGGCGACCAGAAACTGATCTGGGCTTCGCATTACCTCAGTGCGATGGCCAAGGCGCTGCTGGACGATGCCGAATTGGGAATGATGAAAAGTACGACACCAAGAAGGCCCCTGGAGACGTGA
- a CDS encoding helix-turn-helix domain-containing protein — translation MAINDSPVIMMPMRAYQHPNSEDLTLERLLYALSDPVRLGIVRHLAGVAEASCGELDGGRPKSSMSHHFRVLRDAGLVHTRNVGTTHMNSLRSEMLAERFPGLLDCILRQQ, via the coding sequence ATGGCAATTAATGATAGCCCCGTTATCATGATGCCCATGCGAGCCTATCAACATCCCAATTCCGAAGACCTGACCCTGGAACGCCTGCTCTATGCCCTGAGCGACCCGGTGCGCCTTGGCATCGTGCGCCACCTGGCGGGCGTGGCCGAAGCCAGCTGCGGCGAGCTGGACGGCGGTCGGCCGAAGTCGAGCATGTCACACCACTTTCGCGTACTGCGGGATGCGGGGCTGGTGCATACCCGCAATGTCGGGACGACCCACATGAATTCGCTGCGTAGCGAGATGCTGGCAGAGCGCTTCCCCGGGTTGCTGGACTGCATTCTGCGGCAGCAATGA
- a CDS encoding M48 family metalloprotease, translated as MNLLRPTLLTLACLMALPGHADDLPSLGDASSAIVSPQQEHQLGRAWLSLLRGQVNQLNDPQLKDYVETSVYRLAETSQLQDRRLEFILIDSRELNAFAAPGGIVGVNGGLFLNAQTEGEYASVLAHELAHLSQRHFARGVEAQQRMQLPMMAALLAGIVLAAGGGGDAGIGVIAGTQAAAIQEQRRFSRQNEQEADRIGIQNLEKAGYDPRNMPTMFERLARQYRYDAKPPEFLLTHPVTESRIADTRNRAEQAPKGGVEDSMRYQLIRARVALTYEGTPGLAAKRFRAQLDEDPKLDAARYGLALAQIKGGQLNEARELLKPLLVKAPNDITYNLAQIDLDITNNRLADAQQRAERMQGLYPGNYPLKQVRADLLVKQNKPAEAEKVLDELVKSRPDDPDVWYDMAEVRGLSGNTIGLHRARAEYFTLVGDFDQAIQQLDYAKRRAGGNFPLAAQIDQRQREIMEQQRMVREMMGR; from the coding sequence ATGAATCTACTGCGCCCTACCCTGCTGACGCTGGCCTGCCTGATGGCCCTCCCCGGCCATGCTGACGACCTGCCATCACTGGGCGACGCCAGTTCCGCGATCGTTTCACCACAACAGGAGCACCAGCTTGGCCGGGCCTGGCTGAGCCTGCTACGCGGCCAGGTCAACCAGCTGAACGATCCGCAGCTCAAGGATTATGTCGAAACCAGCGTGTACCGGTTGGCCGAGACCAGCCAGTTACAGGACCGGCGCCTGGAATTCATCCTCATCGACAGCCGTGAACTGAACGCCTTCGCTGCCCCGGGCGGCATTGTCGGGGTCAACGGCGGGTTGTTCCTCAACGCCCAGACCGAAGGCGAGTACGCCTCGGTACTGGCCCACGAACTGGCGCACTTGTCGCAACGCCACTTCGCCCGCGGCGTCGAGGCCCAGCAGCGCATGCAACTGCCGATGATGGCGGCGTTGCTGGCTGGTATCGTGCTGGCGGCGGGCGGCGGTGGCGATGCCGGTATCGGCGTGATCGCCGGCACTCAGGCGGCGGCGATCCAGGAACAGCGCCGCTTCTCGCGGCAGAACGAACAGGAAGCCGACCGCATCGGCATCCAGAACCTGGAAAAGGCCGGTTACGACCCGCGCAACATGCCGACCATGTTCGAGCGTCTGGCGCGGCAGTACCGCTATGACGCCAAGCCACCGGAATTCCTGCTGACCCACCCGGTGACCGAGTCGCGTATCGCCGACACCCGCAACCGTGCCGAGCAGGCACCCAAGGGCGGCGTCGAGGACAGCATGCGCTACCAGCTGATTCGTGCCCGGGTGGCACTGACCTACGAAGGCACCCCGGGGCTGGCGGCCAAGCGTTTCCGCGCCCAGCTCGACGAAGACCCGAAGCTGGACGCCGCGCGCTACGGCCTGGCCCTGGCGCAGATCAAGGGCGGCCAGCTCAACGAAGCGCGTGAGCTACTCAAGCCGCTGCTGGTCAAGGCGCCCAACGACATCACCTACAACCTGGCGCAGATCGACCTGGATATCACCAACAACCGCCTGGCCGATGCGCAGCAGCGGGCCGAGCGCATGCAGGGGCTGTACCCGGGCAACTACCCGCTGAAGCAGGTACGTGCCGACCTGCTGGTGAAGCAGAACAAGCCAGCCGAGGCCGAAAAGGTGTTGGACGAACTGGTGAAGAGCCGCCCGGATGACCCGGACGTGTGGTACGACATGGCGGAAGTGCGCGGCTTGTCGGGCAATACCATCGGCTTGCACCGGGCGCGGGCTGAATACTTCACGCTGGTGGGGGATTTCGACCAGGCGATCCAGCAGCTGGATTACGCCAAGCGTCGGGCTGGCGGCAACTTCCCGCTGGCAGCGCAGATTGACCAGCGTCAGCGCGAGATCATGGAGCAGCAGCGCATGGTGCGGGAGATGATGGGCCGCTGA